The Limnochorda sp. LNt genome includes a region encoding these proteins:
- a CDS encoding TolC family protein — translation MPANVFATCQPPRGIAGGVAALAVILSLAAPGILALAQTASPAGAVSLEQAIALAVTGPALEIARIQLAGAKLDFERAMADNLLSGSPLAEQMARNELRRAEHDFRESHFQAVSSVVGAYLGVLTASNGVRVAELQQRIAEAALDAAQEKARAGMLGPLDLEDARHAARTAQQDLAEARISLEEAVGQLAAALGYPETMPSVDALQLPQDLPRLPVLDTDEAVAAALTRSDLMTWHDEAVDIARKQLQQAQAEQAPAMDVTAREQAVQSAELQRRQARLDLERSVRSALARAATAARRLELAEAAVRLEQQRLDAVRQQQQAGLKTAQAVMQAEVAALQAHRGYLTAVQEYLTRLVELRRLLGEEPGLGPSTAEAMGVATGEAGSTR, via the coding sequence GTGCCTGCCAACGTCTTCGCCACTTGCCAGCCCCCGCGGGGCATCGCCGGGGGGGTCGCCGCGCTGGCGGTGATCCTGTCGCTGGCAGCGCCCGGCATCCTCGCTCTGGCCCAGACGGCGTCGCCCGCCGGGGCCGTCAGCCTGGAGCAGGCCATCGCACTGGCCGTCACCGGGCCGGCCCTCGAGATCGCGCGCATCCAGCTGGCCGGGGCGAAGCTCGACTTCGAGCGAGCCATGGCCGACAACCTGCTCTCCGGATCCCCCCTGGCCGAGCAGATGGCGCGCAACGAGCTGCGCCGGGCCGAGCACGACTTCCGGGAGAGCCACTTCCAGGCGGTCTCCTCGGTGGTCGGCGCCTACCTGGGGGTGCTGACCGCGTCCAACGGGGTACGGGTGGCCGAGTTGCAGCAGCGCATCGCCGAGGCCGCCCTCGACGCCGCCCAGGAGAAGGCCCGGGCAGGCATGCTGGGCCCCCTCGACCTGGAAGATGCTCGCCATGCGGCGCGGACGGCGCAGCAGGACCTGGCCGAGGCCCGCATCTCGCTGGAGGAGGCAGTGGGGCAGCTGGCCGCGGCGCTGGGTTATCCCGAGACCATGCCGTCGGTCGATGCGTTGCAGCTCCCCCAGGACCTGCCGCGCCTGCCGGTGCTCGACACCGACGAGGCCGTGGCCGCGGCCCTCACCCGCAGCGACCTGATGACGTGGCACGACGAGGCCGTCGACATCGCCCGCAAGCAGCTCCAGCAGGCCCAGGCCGAGCAGGCGCCCGCCATGGACGTGACGGCGCGGGAGCAGGCCGTGCAGAGCGCCGAGCTGCAGCGGCGCCAGGCCCGGCTCGACCTGGAGCGTTCGGTGCGCAGCGCGCTGGCGCGTGCCGCGACGGCCGCCCGGCGGCTGGAGCTGGCCGAGGCGGCGGTGCGCCTCGAGCAGCAGCGTCTCGACGCCGTGCGCCAGCAGCAACAGGCCGGGCTCAAGACGGCGCAGGCCGTGATGCAGGCCGAGGTGGCCGCCCTGCAGGCTCACCGGGGATATCTGACGGCTGTCCAAGAGTACCTGACCCGTCTGGTGGAGCTGCGCCGCCTGCTGGGCGAGGAGCCCGGCCTGGGCCCGTCCACGGCCGAGGCCATGGGCGTGGCGACGGGGGAAGCTGGCTCGACGCGATGA
- a CDS encoding TolC family protein has product MKTRWMPLLAVAGLLAAGGPGVAGAQEQPALSMEAVVEAYVDSHASVREARTRLETAQADYERKTRVASAPSLGASALTRATAYGGVREPPSVANGGVTLTWAPVAPLSLQAEAWHGSGREDPSTGSSSRETSTVLSLEASWTLWPPPGSQPRNLDAEQARLALDQARRALETAIDQARLEGERLYQQARLGRARLEIARQRLDAAERDLARTLEQRAAGLVSEEAVLEARSAAQSAALAAHQALATLSGIERQLGVTADRLPALPRGDELVDLARRTARTILDDLTASAGTAGLPAVVPEQEPSGGVMRGIPPLPEEVLERLVAGSVEVAHARQQLELARRRLNAVRQRVGGATVGAAWSRTTQRGSSAEQLTLSLTASLDPFDGGARRLDEADAARAVRDAEQAVADAEAQVRREALARWDEVGSAILQLASARMELELAELTWEAARGRYERGVASAAQLEQADLGRSQAALDLLEAAETLRQAWQQLLSELTPGWGPGSTPVEGGR; this is encoded by the coding sequence ATGAAGACCCGATGGATGCCGCTGCTGGCCGTCGCCGGGCTGCTGGCAGCGGGCGGGCCGGGCGTGGCCGGGGCGCAGGAGCAGCCGGCGCTCTCGATGGAGGCCGTGGTGGAGGCGTACGTGGATTCGCACGCGTCCGTGCGAGAGGCCCGGACCCGGCTCGAGACGGCCCAGGCCGACTACGAGCGCAAGACGCGGGTGGCGTCGGCCCCCTCCCTGGGCGCGTCGGCCCTGACGAGGGCCACCGCTTACGGCGGGGTCCGCGAGCCGCCCTCGGTGGCCAACGGTGGGGTGACGCTGACGTGGGCCCCCGTGGCGCCGCTCTCGCTGCAGGCCGAAGCGTGGCACGGGAGCGGGAGGGAGGACCCGAGCACGGGCTCGTCTTCACGGGAGACGTCCACCGTTCTCTCGCTGGAAGCCTCCTGGACGCTGTGGCCGCCGCCGGGATCCCAGCCGCGCAACCTCGACGCCGAGCAGGCCCGACTGGCCCTGGACCAGGCCCGACGGGCCCTGGAGACGGCCATCGACCAGGCCCGGCTCGAGGGGGAGCGGCTCTACCAGCAGGCGAGGCTGGGCAGGGCCCGGCTCGAGATCGCACGCCAGCGCCTGGACGCCGCCGAGCGCGACCTGGCCCGCACCCTGGAGCAGCGCGCCGCGGGCCTGGTGAGCGAGGAGGCCGTGCTGGAGGCCCGCTCGGCCGCCCAGTCGGCGGCGCTGGCCGCGCACCAGGCCCTGGCGACGCTCTCGGGGATCGAGCGGCAGCTGGGGGTCACCGCCGACCGGCTGCCCGCGCTGCCTCGGGGCGACGAGCTCGTCGACCTAGCCCGACGCACGGCTCGGACCATCCTGGACGACCTGACCGCTTCGGCCGGGACCGCAGGGCTGCCTGCGGTCGTGCCGGAGCAGGAGCCGTCCGGCGGGGTCATGAGGGGGATCCCGCCGCTGCCCGAGGAGGTGCTGGAGCGGCTGGTGGCCGGCTCCGTCGAGGTGGCCCATGCACGCCAGCAGCTCGAGCTGGCGCGCCGTCGGCTGAACGCGGTGAGGCAGCGCGTGGGAGGAGCCACCGTGGGGGCGGCCTGGTCCCGGACGACGCAGCGAGGATCGTCGGCGGAGCAGCTGACGCTCTCCCTGACCGCCAGCCTCGACCCCTTCGACGGGGGAGCTCGGCGACTGGACGAGGCCGACGCGGCACGGGCGGTGCGCGACGCGGAGCAGGCCGTCGCGGACGCCGAGGCACAGGTGCGGCGCGAGGCCCTTGCCCGCTGGGACGAGGTGGGTAGCGCCATCCTCCAGCTGGCCTCGGCCCGGATGGAGCTGGAGCTGGCCGAGCTGACGTGGGAGGCGGCACGAGGACGCTACGAGCGGGGTGTGGCTTCGGCCGCCCAGCTGGAGCAGGCCGACCTGGGGCGGTCGCAGGCGGCGCTCGACCTGCTCGAGGCGGCCGAGACGTTGCGACAGGCCTGGCAGCAGCTCCTGTCGGAGCTGACGCCCGGCTGGGGGCCCGGGTCCACGCCGGTAGAGGGAGGTCGGTGA